The following is a genomic window from Bacillus sp. V2I10.
ATATGATTCCATCTTTCCCCTCCTAAGCAGCTTATTCGCCTATGTATCTCAATACACTATTTATAATCTATGACTTTTTTGTGGGGGTAATCCGGGGATTATCGTCCTTCTTCCCTGCTTCGCAATAGGATTATAGGCTAATTAGAATAGGTTCTGCTTATTCCTATTGATCTATTGTTCTAGTAAAATTTTTCCGATTATAGGAGAAAAGGTCAATTCTATCTAATTCGGATTGTGCTATCTTTAAATATGTAGAAAAAACAGAAAATTCTACATGTTCTTACAAATAGGAGGGGTAGTATTGGCAAAGTGGAGCAAGAAATTCGGAACATCACTTCTGGCAACAAGTTTGGCCGCAAGCTTATTCGCGCCAGCTGCATTTGCGAAAGAACCTGTACCAACAGACGTTCAAACAGCATTGTCTGCACCAATTGATTTGAACATTATCAATGAAGACCGCCTGGCAAATGCACTAAAAAAACAAGGACTCATTCCGCAAAAAGCAAGTGACAAGGAAGTCGCTGCAGCCGTGAAAAAATATATTGAGAAAAAGCAAGGCGAAAAACCGACAGTAAATCTTCATGAAGATGATCAAGAGGCAAAAGTCGACATGGATATGAAATCAAAGGATTTCTTAACAAAGCAGAAAGAACAGCTGACAAAGCAATTAAATAAAGGTCATGAAAAGCTGGGAAAAAGTAAAAAGGACGAATTTGTAAATGTAAAGCCGGCAAAGCAGTCTGAATACAATGGGACTGTAAGAGAAGACAAAGTCCTAATTTTGCTTGTCGAGTTTGAAGATTTCAAACATAACAATATTGTCAAAGAAGAAGGCTACATGTATTCGAATGATTTCAGCAAAGAACATTATGAAAAAATGCTTTTCGGAGACAAGCCGTTTCAGCTTTTAGACGGTAAAAAAGTACCTACCTTCAAGCAATATTATGAAGAGCAATCAGGCGGAAGCTATACAGTAGACGGTACAGTCTCTGAATGGCTGACTGTTCCGGGCAAAGCAGCGGATTATGGAGATGACAATGCAGCTGGAGGCCATGACAACTTGGCGCCGCTTGGACCTCGTGATCTTGTAAAAGAAACGCTGAAAGCTGCAGCTGAATCTGGAATGGACCTCGCTGAATATGACGAGTTTGATTTATATGATTTAGATAGTGACGGCAATCAAAACGAGCCGGATGGTCTTGTTGACCACCTGATGATTGTGCATGCAGGTACTGGACAAGAAGCAGGCGGAGGTAAATTGGGCAACAACGCAATCTGGTCTCACCGCTGGACTTTAAACGGTGTATTTGCTGTCCCGGGAACAAAAGCAGAAGTACCATACTGGGGTGGACAAATGGCTGCATTTGACTACACGATCCAGCCAGAAGATGGTGCAGTCGGTGTATTCGCACATGAATTCGGACATGATTTAGGTCTTCCTGACGAATATGACACGCAGTACTCCGGAAACGGCGAGCCTGTTGCCTCATGGTCAATCATGAGCGGAGGCAGCTGGAATGGCCAAACAGCGGGAACAGAACCGACAAGCTTCTCCCCGCAGAATAAAGAATTCTTTCAAACTGTTATGGGCGGAAACTGGGCGAATATCCAGGAAATTGACTACAAAGACGTGACAGCTGAAGGAACAGCAGCATTCCTCGATCAAAGTGTCACAAAATCAAACAACCCGGGAATCGTCAAAGTAAACCTTCCTGAGAAACAAGTAAAAAGCACAATTCAGCCTGAATTCGGTGAAAAATATTATCATAGTTCAAAAGGCGATGACCTTCATACAGTGATGGAAACATCTGAATTCGATTTAACAGGAAAAACAAATGCAACATTCTCTTACAAAGCAAACTATGACATTGAATACGGCTGCGCATGTGACTCATTAACCGTAAAAGCAGAGACAGCAGATGGCACCAAAGTTCTTGAAATCTTAGGCGGCGATGTAACAGATGGCGACGCTACTAAAGGAACAACAAACGGAAAATGGATTGACAAATCCTATGACCTCAGCGAATTTGCAGGCAAAAAAGTAAAACTGGTATTTGATTATTTAACAGACGGCGGTCTTGCACCTGAAGGGTTTGCTTTAGACAACGCAGTCCTAACAGCTGACGGCGAGCAAGTTTTCAGCGACGACGCAGAAGGTACATCTAAATTTATATTGGATGGCTTCAAAGCATTTGACGGAACATACCTTGCACAGCACCATTATTACTTAGAGTGGAGAAACTACGCTGGATCTGACAAAGCATTAGCTTTCTCCCGCGGACCTAAATACAATACAGGCATGGTCGTCTGGTATGCAGATGACAGCTACACAGACAACTGGGTTGGTGAGCATCCTGGTGAAGGATTCCTCGGAGTCGTTGACTCTCATCCGCAGCCATTATACGGATTGCTGGACGGAAAACTGACCACAACACAATCAACACGCTACCAAATCGCAGACGCAGCATTCTCTTATGACAAATCTGCGTCTTGGTACGTAGACAGCCCAACACGCGGCGAATACAGCTACAACGGTTTAAAAGGAGTCACATTCTTCGATGACTCAAGATCATACATGAATGAAGTTGTTCCAGACGCTGGACGCAAAGTTCCAAACTACGGCCTGAAATTCCAGGTTGTAGGCGAAGCGAAGGACAACTCTGCTGGGGCGGTTTGGATTCGGAAATAAGAGAAAGAAAAAGGCAGCTTGCTTTTAAGCTGCTTTTTCTTTTTTTATGGAATGATGTCTAACTCCCGAGTTTTTTTACCAAACGGATTGATTATAAAAATACAACCCAGCCATCCCCGGTTTGTATTATACTTTAAGAAAATAGAACTAGCAGAAACTTTTGAAAAGTTCCCGGGAGGCTCCATGTTTTATTCTCTGAGAAACCGTTTGTTCATCATTTTTACCATTCTCCTGACCGTTCCATTTCTTGTTTTATCGCTTCTTATTCCGGCATGGTTTACATCCGTAATAGAAGATCAGACAAAAGATTCAACAGTCGAAATGATGGAGCAATACTCCATCTATATTGATTCTGTCACCTCGCAGGCAGAGGATTTGGGGAAGCAGGTACTGGTCAATCAGGCAACTCAAGAGTGGCTGCATGCAGAAAGTGATCCGGCTGTCCCGTCTGCTGAACGGCTTCTGATCAAAAATCAGCTGAAAATGCAGCTTTCTTCCATGATGATTAATAATTCAAATGGCATGGGCATTTCTGTTTTTTTAAACGATGGGACAGGAACCTGGGGGGATAACCCTCAGCTTGCTGAAACAGAATGGTACCAGGAGTTTTCAAAGGGAGAAAAGCGCTGGGTCAACCATCACCGTGATCCGTATCTGCTGCATCAGACGATGAGGGAAGCAGAGATTAACAGTTATTTAATCCCCCTTTTTGATATGCAGATGCTTGATTTATCCGGAATCATCAAGGTCAGTTTTCCATCTTCGCTGCTTGAAACGGCACTTGGCAAAATTAAACTCGGCGAAAACGGACGTGTTTATTTGCTTGATGAAAACGGAGAGAACGTTCTTACCGGAAAAATGGAAACCCCAGATTCCATTCTAAATGACAGTCTAAGAAAAATTCAGCGCATGAAGCAGTTTAATGGATTAATAGAAACAGAGTACAAACATGAAGACTATCTTGTCTTTTTTCAAAAGCTGAAGATAGGCAATTGGACGCTGGTGAGCGAAATCACCAAGTCTGAGCTATTTGCCGAAATTGACAGACTGCAGAAGAATTTATTGATTTTCAGCGGAGTTATCTTTCTGCTGACGATCCTAGCCTCTTATGTCCTTTCTTCAAATATTGTCCGGCCTCTTGGAAAGCTTACAAATGCCATGAAATTTGTTGAAAAAGGGGACCTTGAAGGAGCAAGAACGTTTATGCCGACGATAAAATCCTATAATCATGAAGTTGGGTATGCCATAAAGGTATTTGATCATACGATCGTAAAGCTGAATGAATTGATTAAAACAGAATACAAGGCCAATCTCCGAAGAAAAGATGCTGAATATAAAGCCTTGCTTCTTCAGATCAATCCTCATTTTTTGAACAACACGCTTGAAGTTATCGGCAGTCTTGCCCTGCAGAATAAACAGAAGGAAGTCCTGGATGTGAGCATCTATCTTGGAAGAATGATGAGATACTCATTAAACACGAAAACAGACATTGTCAGGTTAAGGGAGGAGCTTACCTACATCAGGGATTTTATTGAAATCCTGAAGCTGAGGTACGATGGTGCCATCAAGTTTAGAATTGAGGAGGATCAAGCAGCTGCTTCCTTCCCTATCTGTAAATTTATTATCCAGCCGCTTGTTGAAAATGCAGTGAAATACAGTTTACTGGAAAAAACAGATGCAGAGATTCTGATTCGGACAGAATGGAGAGAAAACAGGTTAACGATATCGATAGAAGACGATGGCATAGGCATGTCTCAGGAGATGATTTCGCAGCTTTTGGCAGAAGAAAAAGAATATGAAACCATGGGCGTATTGGACAGCAGCGGAAGCAGCATTGGCCTGCGAAATGTGATTGGAAGATTGAAGCTCTTCTGCGGCAGCCGCTTTTCAATCGAAATCAAGTCAGAAGAAGGAGCCGGGACAAGCATTGCATTATGTATAAAGGAAAATGAGGGGGATATACATGATGAAGGTCATTATAGCGGATGATGAAATTCAAGTCCGCAGAGGGCTGAAAATGAAAGCAAAGTGGGAGGAAGAAGGATTCCAGATTGCCGGAGAAGCATCAAATGGATGGGAAGCGCTTCAATTAGTGGAAGAAACAAAGGCAGATCTGGTCATAACAGATGTACGGATGCCGGTCATGGGCGGAATTGAATTCGCGGGAAAGTGCCACAGGAAATATCCCCATGTAAAAGTCATCGTTTTATCGGGGTACTCAGATTTTGAATATGTCCGATCTTCTCTTGTTGAAGGTGTGAAAGATTACTTGCTGAAGCCAGTAGCTCCCGATGAGCTCACAGGGGCTTTGAGAAGAGTGAAAGAAGAAATTGTCCTTGAAAAAAAACAGCTGCTTGAATCAGAAAAAATCTCCAGGATGGTTCACACCCAGCTGGAAGAAATGAAAGAACAGTATTTGCTGCAGCTGGTAAAGGAAGAATGGTCTGAACCATTTCTCGCTGCAGAAAGACTCCAGCACCTCAAGCTGGGCTTTCTTGCAGAAGAAGAAAAACACGTTCAATTCTTCACTGTTGAACTTAGGGCGTCAGAAGAACATTCAGTAAAAGAACTTTGGCTCCCGTTTAGGATGCTCTGCAAAGAAATAGCCGAACAGTATGAAGGGACTTGTGCATATTATGATCCGGGCTATTCAAACATGCTTCACTTTCTTCATTGCATAGATAGAAAGAAGTCTTTAGAAACCTCGAGTATTGTGAAAAAGGTACAAACGTATGTTAAAAAGTATCTCCAAGCTGAAACAGTGATCGGGATGGGCAAGAAGGTAAGAAATCTGGCGGAGTTAAAAACAGGCTATATTTCTTCTTTACTTGCCTGGAGCCAGAGTGATACGGGACTGAAATCACAAGTAATCGATGGAACGCTTCATAAGGACGTTTTCGAACTCTCACCTGATCAGGAGAAAAAAGCAGCAAACTTGATTGAAAATGGAAACTTGCAGGATGGCAGGAAGCTGATACATGACCTTCTGAATGAAGCAAAAGCGGGGTCCGTGCTGTCTTTTTCTTTTGCAGCCAATCGGCTGCTCCTTCTGCTTGAATCACTTGCTGCGAAATATGATATGAACAGAGCGGAAATCAATCAGACGATGTGGACTTGCCAGCAGAGCATCGGAGAACTGACCGCCCATGAAAAAGTGATTGAGCAAGTAATGGAATTTGCTCACAGAATTATCCTTCTGGTAAGCAAGTCACGTTCTTCACCAAACGGTTTGGCTATTGTTGAAAATGTCCGCCGTTATTTGGACCTGAATTTTGCAAATGAAGTGACGCTGACCTCTTTATCTGAAAAATTTCATATCAATAGTGCCTACTTATCTGAACTTTTTAAGCTTCATGTCGGCCAGAACTTCAGTGATTATTTAGTGGAGGTACGGATGAAGCATGCATGTGAATTATTAAAAGACAGACAGCTGAAAGTGATTGATATCGCGTACTTGACAGGTTATTCTAATTCCGGCTACTTCAGCACCGTTTTTAAAAAACATGCCGGACAGACTCCTGCAGAATATCGGAAGGCAGCACTAAACATGGATGAAATAGCAGGCAGGGAAAGACGATGAAAAAAAGAGCTGCCATTTTTATACCAGTCATTCTGCTGTTCATTGCAGCAGGCTATTATGCCTTTTCTTCATTCAGCTTGTTTTCAAATGAGGAAAAAAACAACCCAGGAGTGCTCTCTGGGAAATCAGAGAACATTGAACTGACTTTCTGGAGGAATTATGGCACCAAGCTAGAAAATGAAGCTTATAAAGAACTGATAGCAGCCTTTGAATCCTCTCATCCTGGAATCACTATTAAAATGAATGCCATCCCGTATGGAGATTATGAGTTAAGACTGAGAACGGAAATCGCGGCCGGAAGCCCGCCTGACATTATGTCGATCGACAGTCCTAACCTCGCCCTCTATGCCAATTCAGGTGCGCTGTTGTCGATTGACAAGGAAATGAAAGAAGAAGGAGAGATCGAGGATATTCCTTTTTCAACACTTGAAGGAATGAAATTTGAAGATGAAATCTATCTGTCTCCCATTGCAGAATCAGGTGTGGCCTTATTTTATAATATTGACCTATTTAAAAAAGCCGGATTGCCGCTTCCATCCGATGATCCTGCATCTCCAATGACATGGGACGAGGTAGTGGAAATGGCCAAAAAAATAAATGATCCCGGGAATGAAATCTTCGGGATTGATCCTGCACAGGGATTCAGCGACGGGGAATCTCCAAGCTACTTCAAAACGCCTTTATTATGGCAATTTGGTGCGGATGTTTTGAGCCCTGATGGAAAAACTGCCTCCGGTTATCTTAATTCAAAAAACGCGGTACAGGCCCTGCAATTCTATCAGGACCTCTATCACCGCTACAAAGTGGCGTCTGTTGAACTGCCTCCCGATCCGTTTATAACAGGACACCTGGGCATGTCTGTCTTGGGATCATGGATGCTTGGGGAAATCGAACGGAATAACC
Proteins encoded in this region:
- a CDS encoding immune inhibitor A domain-containing protein translates to MFLQIGGVVLAKWSKKFGTSLLATSLAASLFAPAAFAKEPVPTDVQTALSAPIDLNIINEDRLANALKKQGLIPQKASDKEVAAAVKKYIEKKQGEKPTVNLHEDDQEAKVDMDMKSKDFLTKQKEQLTKQLNKGHEKLGKSKKDEFVNVKPAKQSEYNGTVREDKVLILLVEFEDFKHNNIVKEEGYMYSNDFSKEHYEKMLFGDKPFQLLDGKKVPTFKQYYEEQSGGSYTVDGTVSEWLTVPGKAADYGDDNAAGGHDNLAPLGPRDLVKETLKAAAESGMDLAEYDEFDLYDLDSDGNQNEPDGLVDHLMIVHAGTGQEAGGGKLGNNAIWSHRWTLNGVFAVPGTKAEVPYWGGQMAAFDYTIQPEDGAVGVFAHEFGHDLGLPDEYDTQYSGNGEPVASWSIMSGGSWNGQTAGTEPTSFSPQNKEFFQTVMGGNWANIQEIDYKDVTAEGTAAFLDQSVTKSNNPGIVKVNLPEKQVKSTIQPEFGEKYYHSSKGDDLHTVMETSEFDLTGKTNATFSYKANYDIEYGCACDSLTVKAETADGTKVLEILGGDVTDGDATKGTTNGKWIDKSYDLSEFAGKKVKLVFDYLTDGGLAPEGFALDNAVLTADGEQVFSDDAEGTSKFILDGFKAFDGTYLAQHHYYLEWRNYAGSDKALAFSRGPKYNTGMVVWYADDSYTDNWVGEHPGEGFLGVVDSHPQPLYGLLDGKLTTTQSTRYQIADAAFSYDKSASWYVDSPTRGEYSYNGLKGVTFFDDSRSYMNEVVPDAGRKVPNYGLKFQVVGEAKDNSAGAVWIRK
- a CDS encoding sensor histidine kinase, encoding MFYSLRNRLFIIFTILLTVPFLVLSLLIPAWFTSVIEDQTKDSTVEMMEQYSIYIDSVTSQAEDLGKQVLVNQATQEWLHAESDPAVPSAERLLIKNQLKMQLSSMMINNSNGMGISVFLNDGTGTWGDNPQLAETEWYQEFSKGEKRWVNHHRDPYLLHQTMREAEINSYLIPLFDMQMLDLSGIIKVSFPSSLLETALGKIKLGENGRVYLLDENGENVLTGKMETPDSILNDSLRKIQRMKQFNGLIETEYKHEDYLVFFQKLKIGNWTLVSEITKSELFAEIDRLQKNLLIFSGVIFLLTILASYVLSSNIVRPLGKLTNAMKFVEKGDLEGARTFMPTIKSYNHEVGYAIKVFDHTIVKLNELIKTEYKANLRRKDAEYKALLLQINPHFLNNTLEVIGSLALQNKQKEVLDVSIYLGRMMRYSLNTKTDIVRLREELTYIRDFIEILKLRYDGAIKFRIEEDQAAASFPICKFIIQPLVENAVKYSLLEKTDAEILIRTEWRENRLTISIEDDGIGMSQEMISQLLAEEKEYETMGVLDSSGSSIGLRNVIGRLKLFCGSRFSIEIKSEEGAGTSIALCIKENEGDIHDEGHYSG
- a CDS encoding response regulator gives rise to the protein MMKVIIADDEIQVRRGLKMKAKWEEEGFQIAGEASNGWEALQLVEETKADLVITDVRMPVMGGIEFAGKCHRKYPHVKVIVLSGYSDFEYVRSSLVEGVKDYLLKPVAPDELTGALRRVKEEIVLEKKQLLESEKISRMVHTQLEEMKEQYLLQLVKEEWSEPFLAAERLQHLKLGFLAEEEKHVQFFTVELRASEEHSVKELWLPFRMLCKEIAEQYEGTCAYYDPGYSNMLHFLHCIDRKKSLETSSIVKKVQTYVKKYLQAETVIGMGKKVRNLAELKTGYISSLLAWSQSDTGLKSQVIDGTLHKDVFELSPDQEKKAANLIENGNLQDGRKLIHDLLNEAKAGSVLSFSFAANRLLLLLESLAAKYDMNRAEINQTMWTCQQSIGELTAHEKVIEQVMEFAHRIILLVSKSRSSPNGLAIVENVRRYLDLNFANEVTLTSLSEKFHINSAYLSELFKLHVGQNFSDYLVEVRMKHACELLKDRQLKVIDIAYLTGYSNSGYFSTVFKKHAGQTPAEYRKAALNMDEIAGRERR
- a CDS encoding sugar ABC transporter substrate-binding protein, encoding MKKRAAIFIPVILLFIAAGYYAFSSFSLFSNEEKNNPGVLSGKSENIELTFWRNYGTKLENEAYKELIAAFESSHPGITIKMNAIPYGDYELRLRTEIAAGSPPDIMSIDSPNLALYANSGALLSIDKEMKEEGEIEDIPFSTLEGMKFEDEIYLSPIAESGVALFYNIDLFKKAGLPLPSDDPASPMTWDEVVEMAKKINDPGNEIFGIDPAQGFSDGESPSYFKTPLLWQFGADVLSPDGKTASGYLNSKNAVQALQFYQDLYHRYKVASVELPPDPFITGHLGMSVLGSWMLGEIERNNPDFKLGEDFGVAPLPKGNYQVTPNGGWALGISAKSGHPEEAWKFIRYMTSFEGSKKYVDITGDMPARFSVLKAFPELTAYPKNIFVQQALKYSKNRPVSPAYPVISDSLKELFEDIGIGGKEVKASADKAVAKINSGLDDIND